One Argentina anserina chromosome 6, drPotAnse1.1, whole genome shotgun sequence genomic window, CAGAATCGCACTGTCTTAAAGCTTTTCAACGACTCATATTATGTCCAGACTATTGATTATACAGTACGTACAATCTGCGTTGTGGATCCTGGTCTGCTAGGCGATGCCTGCCCCTTAAGGCCCCTCCACCATCTAACAAGTAGAAATGTTGGCGAAAATGATTACATGCAGGGAGATGATAATTACGGCTTGAGAGATGATAATTACCCTGTAGTCTTCCTTGATTGCCCGTCACAAGTCGACTCTCCAGAGTACGTAAGAATCAATTGCAGTAATACTAGCCCATCCTTGTCAGCTACATATTCTTATATCTTGCTGGAAGACGGAGTCGGTGACCTTCATTCTTGTAATATTACTGGGATGACATTGGCAGCATATAATTTGAATGGTGTGCCTTCATTTTCTGTCATTCAAAAGGGATTTGAGCTTGATTGGCAGACTTTTGTCAGCTATGCTTACTGCTACACAAGAACCCAGTCCCTATATTGTGAGTATATTCTTTAACAGATTTtactctcttttttccttttcttttatgcGGATttaatcagtttgaaacatCAAACTTTTTCATTGGTTTTGAGCGGTTGAATTTGTGTTGTTATTAATTTTAGGAATTTTACTACTCATTTTACTAAAACTAGACTATTGCATTTTGCAGGTTTTCGTCAGTACGTGATACACAGTAAGTTTGACTGTCACCCCTTTTATTACATTCATGTTTCATATTTACTTTTGATTTCCTCATGTTTTGGCCTTAGCTGTAGCTATTCACTAACATACTTGAACCTAAATCACTTATTGCCGGGtcaattcaatataaaccCAATTTTAAAAGGGCAAACGTCTGGTTAGTCCATGTACTTTTGATCGGTCATTCATTTAGTCCCTGAAGTTTCAATATCATCTATATAGTCCTCGAACTTGTAACTTTTAATCTAAATAGTCAACTCTGTCAATTCATCTGTTAAAATGATGAGGTGACCGTTAAATATCCTTATATcaatgttttctttttattttctttagtatttctattttattgttttcaatatatttttaagagATATGAATGTCTTTACTTGACAAAGTCATTTCCATTGTTTCTTTGTGTCGTCATATAAATTTAACTTAAGgtgaaaatcataaatttaacttaaggtgaaaatcataaatttattagataattgaagaaaatattagaaaaatactaCTAGGGCAAACgttttctaatattttcttcaattatataataaatttatgattttcaccttaagttaaatttatatgaagacacaaagaaacataaggtgaaaatcataaatttattagataattaaagaaaatattagaaaaatactccTAGGGCAAacgttttctaatttcttcaattatataataaatttatgatttttacCTTAAGTTAAATTTATATGAAGACACAAGGAAACAATGGAAATGACTTTGTCAAGTAAGGGCATTCATATctcttaaaaatatattgaaaacaataaaaaagaaaaatactaaagaaaataaaaagaaatcatTGATATAAGGACATTTTAGTAAATACACTTTTGGAGGATCTTTAATGGTCACCTCATTATTTTAATAGAGGAATTGATGGAGTAGACTATCTAGATTAAAAGTTGTAAGTTCGAAGACTATATAGATGATATTGAAACTTCATGGACTAAATGAATGTCCGACCAAAAGTACAGGGACTAAACAGACGTTTGCCCATTTTTAAAAGAGATTTTCCATTAaatccatctttttttttcatttcaatttacACCTAAAAGTTGCTATGTAGGATTAACAATAAAACATTTATTCTCTCAATATTACAAAAGTTGTCATTGAAGTTAAATTTGTAACTTACCTAATTTACTAATAATTAACTTCATCTATTTCATAAATTAAGCTTATtacattaatatttattttaatcacaaatttgtaatttgtaGCCTTAatgtcattattaaatgtGCAAAAGTCATACAATCTTGATTTGGAAACCAAAGTTAAATAAGTTGTTTcttttatacatttttttgtgtttaaaaatatttcaatcatataggtatattatttaattagtgCAACTACATAGGTAAGTTATTTAATTctaccatatatgtatattatttaattagtcaTACTATATAGAAAAGTTATTTAATTAGTCATACTATATAGGTAAGTTATATCTGACAGTAAGGTGTTTCAACTTCGTAAAAGACTTTTGTCATCCATATAGGTATGTTATGTTTTACTATATTAATTTAGtaagttatttatttttactatATAGATAAGTTACATATTTCTACTATATAGATAAGTTATATATTCAAAAGGTAACTCTATTCTTTTGGGTGGGTATATTGGTTTAGATACCTCGCATAGTTGTGTGATTTATTAGTGTTCTAAACTAGAAATTTGTTTAAAAgatgacaatatatatatatatatatataactattagACAAAATAATCTAAGAACAAAATATGTACCTTATGATATGACACAAAGTATAAACATGTTCGTGGAATCCAAGACCTGTCTTGTATCATTCACAATATTTTCTCAACTATCACTCGGAGAAATGGGGAAAAGTACCAATATGCACAGTTTCCCTCATCATTTCTTCAAAGCATATATCTTCGTCTTCATATCAAATTCTCTCAATTTTTCTTATGAGACAGTATTGGAAAGAATATACCTACTAAAGAGAACAAGAACTACAAACTTAATTTATAGAATAGTTTTGTAATGAGTATATCTATATGCTCAAGTCACTAAATTAAGATAAATTAATGGATGGAATTGATTGAAATAGAGTTAATAAGATTTATGTTCAgttaaaaatttcaaattcaaatgaatAGATGCTAAGTTTTATCCTAAAGGGCAAACTAGACTTggtaaaaatattaattacaaaCATAATCTATATGGAAGgtttaaaatatgaatttgGTGTAAATTAAAGGTGTGGGTTTATCTTAAAAGGGGTCTTCAATTTTTGGGTTTTCTCTAATTTTCCCCCTATTGCCTCACTCTATACTCTACAGGTCTCAAAAAAATTGCTGAGGTTACTGGTAAGTACTCTTCAACAATTATATACATGCTTTTATGGAAAGATGATAATTGGAATACTAGCTTGACCCATACTCCTGGTTATCATCCCTAGCACAATGTGGATACGTTCATGTCAAGATAATCTAAATCGTCTGTCCACATACAACTATAATTATGCAATTAGTCATTTAGGCAAAAAATGAAATGGTTTCACCATCTAGGCATAATTAGTTCTCTGACATGCGTTCGAGTAGCTGAGTCTGATGTTCAAGTAAGTGTGGTTTTGGGACAAGCAATCCATAAAAGTAAATTAATAGTTCGATGATAGGGGTAACGATTTATACCTTACTGTATTCTTCTGGCAGGATGGAGTCTGATGGCTCGAATGATTCTCGGCTTTGCTGTTTTACTAGTTGTCTGGAGCTATAAACGGTACTGGAAAAAATTCCTAAAGGAAGATGTAGCTGAAAAGTTCTTCAATGAATGCAAGAAACGTATGCAAAGACGGTATACATACTCAGATGTCAAGAAGATGGTAATTTCTTGCAAAAATAAAGTCAGAGAACTTTGGAAAAGGATAAGAAACTGTTCCTACTCAGATATTAAGAAGATGGTCCTTGACTTCAAATATAAAACCTTAAGAAGGTTTGCATACTCGGACATTAAGACTATGACACTTGATTTTAGACAGAAAGTCGGTCAGGGTGGCTACTGGAACAAGAAGGATGAGGCAGTTCAGGAATTCTTGGATGCATACAAGAATCTTGTGCCACGCAGGTATTCTTATTGGGATATTAAGAAGATGACGAATGATTTCAAAGATAAACTTGGACAAGGAGGCTTTGGTTCTGTCTACAAAGGAGAGCTGTCAAATGGTCATTCAGTTGCAGTAAAGATGTTGAGTGGTTCCAAAGGCAATGGACAAGATTTCATCAATGAAATTGGTACAATCGGAAGGATCCATCATGTCAATGTGGTGCAACTAATTGGATTCTGTTCTGTGGGATCAAAACGAGCTCTTGTTTATGACTTCATGCCTAATGGATCCCTGGAAAAACATATCTTTCAAGATCAAGAAAGCAATCCTGCTCTAAGTTGGGAGAGAATGCTTCAGATAGCTCTGGGGGTGGCTCGCGCTATCGAGTATCTACACCAAGGTTGTGATATCCAAATTCTTCATTTCGATATCAAGCCCCACAACATTCTTCTTGATGAAACCTTTAATGCCAAAATTTCAGACTTCGGGCTTGCAAGATTCTACCCAAGAGACCGTAACACAGTTTCTGTTACTGCTGTAAGAGGTACAATGGGGTATATAGCTCCTGAAATGTTCTACAGAAGTATAGGAGGTGTTTCAAACAAAGCTGATGTTTATAGCTTTGGAATGTTGTTAATGGAAATGTCAGGGAGGAGGAAGAACCTAAATGCATACGtacaaaattcaagccaaataTACTTCCCTTCATGGATTTATGAGCAACTAGAAAAGGGATTGAGCCTTGAGATTGAGGAGGCATGTGACAATGATAAGAAAATAGCCAAGAAGATGATCATGGTTGCTTTGTGGTGCATACAACTGATGCCTGCGGACCGCCCTTCTATGACAAAGGTTTTAGAGATGCTTGAAGGTGAAGATCAAGTCCTGCAAATGGCTCCTAAACCTTTCTTTTGTCCCCAACAGATGCCAACGGAGGATGTACCTGACGACAGTGGTGAGACAGTCGACATTGAAGAGATATCTATCCTACCAGACGGTTCTACAGAATCGACTTCCATAGTGTGACTGTGTGAGAAAAAACAGTGCTTTAATACTCTTGTAATCTccatatatgttcaaaaaacAAGTATTTGTAATAGATGTTGTTCTTATTGTGACCCTATATTTAGATTTCAAAGTACCAGTTGATTAAATCTGCAAAAGCAGGTAAATGATAAGCATTTTGTTTATCTGATCACTGTAAGGTGCTAAACATGTAGTTCTGTAATGACTTTTATTTATGGCATCCCTAGGCAAGTATATGTTTTCGGAGAAAGGAATAAGTCttctgattgagctaggataCAATGGAAATGATAGCTCTCGGTGTGCCTCACAGAATTGAACATCCCAACCAAGGATGTGAGAAGCATATTCTACATTTTGACGTACATGAATCGCCACAACGTCCTTCATGACAAGTCGAAATAAGTTTCAGAGTTGGGGCTTGCAAGATTCTACTGGAATGACCAGAACACATTATGTGTTACATTTGCAAGAGGCACAAATCGCACGATATACAGTGTACACAAaacacatatatactgtaacgaccccaaaatttcgagcttaaaaactcaaaatttcaaaatcgttaaacaccaaacaatctcaacgaatcgaaatcatttaaaatgccacagcggatcatctctgagttcaaaatacaactcagtcaaaccgattattacaacccaaattataattcaatattataacaatggaattgcgtaatcctcacaacaaactcacaagatagtcacacaaaatcctcacacaagctggagataaataacttcaagtcctctgagcggtccgtcaattcccgctaatccacacctgcggagttatccactacaccatcgaattggtgcaccgggattgtaaacacaaacccggtaagctttacagctcgtatgagtaaaatgaaaatataactcgcatattaatatatatacgaaaatccacaaatcaaacaaatataaatgcactcatgagttaatggacggcccatctggttgtcccaaagaaatatgaaaagaagcgctcatgagaaattaagtaacccttctggttacccaaatgcatttataatacgggtaccaagaacgctggtacacatctgttacccctctcgtaatacaccgccgatattggatagccacccgctacccaacatccaaacaatctgagtacccatgagcagataaccacccgttacctcacatgcagtactaaggcagacagactagagctctaactgtatcgtaactttcgcccggccaaaggctaggttccgacttgccaaacacgtacaataatctcacatcatattgtaccaatcacgtccgaagacaaatcaacattttaacaatctcaatgttaaaaatcacgtacaataatctcacatcatattgtaccaaaaatcatgtccgaagacaaatcaacattttaacaatctcaatgttaaaatcacgtacaataatctcacatcatattgtaccaaaaatcatgtccgaagacaaatcaacattttaacaaactcaatgttaaaatcacgtacaataatctcacatcatattgtacaaatcaaaatcacatgctcgatatttaaatctcgtcatcgaaatgacataaatcacgataaaatcataacagtatattatatagaaaactatatatatatatgtacatatttaccatttatacaatatatatataatccattatatcgtatacatgtcatatttcataaacacgtccgaagacaaaaattcGTCCGAAgtcaaaactcgtccgaagacaaaacattttaacaaactcatgttaaaaccacgtacaataatcacacctcatattgtacaaaaatcacatcacatgctcaacatttaattctcgtcattcga contains:
- the LOC126800405 gene encoding rust resistance kinase Lr10-like, whose amino-acid sequence is MTLDFRQKVGQGGYWNKKDEAVQEFLDAYKNLVPRRYSYWDIKKMTNDFKDKLGQGGFGSVYKGELSNGHSVAVKMLSGSKGNGQDFINEIGTIGRIHHVNVVQLIGFCSVGSKRALVYDFMPNGSLEKHIFQDQESNPALSWERMLQIALGVARAIEYLHQGCDIQILHFDIKPHNILLDETFNAKISDFGLARFYPRDRNTVSVTAVRGTMGYIAPEMFYRSIGGVSNKADVYSFGMLLMEMSGRRKNLNAYVQNSSQIYFPSWIYEQLEKGLSLEIEEACDNDKKIAKKMIMVALWCIQLMPADRPSMTKVLEMLEGEDQVLQMAPKPFFCPQQMPTEDVPDDSGETVDIEEISILPDGSTESTSIV